One stretch of Chryseobacterium fluminis DNA includes these proteins:
- a CDS encoding GDSL-type esterase/lipase family protein yields the protein MKKMLSALLLLTFALFFSQEKKPMYWQDIQDFKKADQENAPPKNAILLVGSSSFTKWKDVADYFPDKKIINRGFGGSRLTDLNYYAKDLLNYQPKQIIVYCGENDFADNEQLKADVVVDRFKTFYKKIRQKFPKIPVDYISIKYSPSREKLWPQMREANEKIAAFMKKERNAGYIDITKVMEDANGNVRKDLFVEDMLHMTPEGYKLWTSVMKPYMK from the coding sequence ATGAAGAAGATGTTATCAGCATTATTATTGCTGACCTTTGCCCTTTTCTTTTCACAGGAAAAAAAACCGATGTACTGGCAGGACATCCAGGATTTCAAAAAAGCAGATCAGGAAAATGCTCCTCCTAAAAATGCTATTCTTTTGGTTGGAAGCTCCTCTTTCACAAAGTGGAAAGATGTAGCTGATTATTTTCCGGATAAAAAAATCATCAACAGGGGCTTTGGAGGATCGCGTTTAACCGATCTTAATTATTACGCCAAAGACCTTCTCAACTATCAGCCTAAACAGATTATTGTCTACTGTGGTGAAAATGATTTTGCCGATAATGAACAGTTAAAAGCGGATGTTGTGGTAGACCGTTTTAAAACGTTCTATAAAAAGATCCGTCAGAAATTCCCGAAGATCCCGGTAGATTATATTTCCATAAAATATTCTCCGAGCCGCGAAAAGCTCTGGCCCCAAATGAGAGAAGCAAATGAGAAAATTGCTGCTTTTATGAAAAAAGAACGTAATGCAGGATATATTGATATTACCAAAGTGATGGAAGATGCGAATGGCAACGTACGAAAAGACCTTTTTGTAGAAGATATGCTCCACATGACTCCGGAAGGTTATAAACTCTGGACTTCTGTGATGAAACCTTATATGAAATAA
- a CDS encoding carbon-nitrogen hydrolase family protein yields the protein MQIETRPLTVQDYEELVVTMKRAYPQMSESIWSRKSIEKLTRIFPKGQICITVDGKLAAVALSIIVNYNEFGDEHTYSDITGNYTFNTHLSTGDVLYGIEIFVDPEFRELRLGRRLYDARKELCELLNLKSIVLGGRIPNYHKYSNELSARDYIRKVRDKEIYDPVLSFQLSNNFLPIRVLKKYLPEDESSKENAVLLQWNNVYYSKKPNTMQDSIIRLGLVQWQMRHFKDIDAFYEQVEFFVNVMGDYKSDFVLFPELFNTPLLAPFNKLSERDSMIELAKLTEDIKNRISELAISYNVNIISGSMPVFENNDLYNVSYLLHRDGRVDEYRKIHITPNERKYYGMKGGSEIKVFDTDCGKIGLVICYDVEFPELPRILADQGMKILFVPYLTDTQNAYIRVRHCAAARAIENECYVAIAGCVGNLPGVNNMDIQFGQAAVFTPSDFAFPSNAVKGEATPNTEMTLIVDVDLNLLKDLHYHGSVQVMKDRRNDLYETYLK from the coding sequence ATGCAAATAGAAACGAGGCCCCTGACCGTTCAGGATTATGAAGAATTGGTCGTAACGATGAAGCGTGCCTATCCACAAATGTCAGAATCGATATGGTCCAGGAAAAGTATCGAGAAACTTACCCGGATATTCCCGAAAGGACAGATTTGTATCACAGTAGACGGAAAATTGGCGGCCGTGGCGCTGTCTATCATTGTTAATTATAATGAATTCGGAGATGAGCATACCTATAGCGATATTACGGGAAATTATACATTCAATACCCATTTGTCGACAGGGGATGTCCTGTACGGAATAGAGATCTTTGTAGATCCTGAGTTCCGCGAACTGAGGTTAGGAAGACGCTTATATGATGCCAGAAAAGAATTATGTGAATTGCTGAATCTTAAGTCTATTGTTCTAGGGGGAAGAATTCCGAATTATCATAAATATAGTAATGAACTTTCAGCGAGGGATTATATCCGCAAAGTCCGCGACAAGGAAATTTACGATCCCGTTTTGTCTTTTCAGCTTTCCAATAACTTTTTACCGATAAGAGTCCTTAAAAAATATCTGCCTGAGGATGAATCTTCAAAGGAAAATGCGGTTCTTTTACAATGGAATAATGTCTACTACAGCAAAAAACCAAACACCATGCAGGACAGCATCATCCGTCTGGGGCTGGTGCAGTGGCAGATGAGGCATTTTAAAGACATTGATGCCTTTTACGAGCAGGTGGAGTTTTTTGTAAACGTAATGGGCGACTACAAATCGGACTTTGTGCTGTTCCCGGAATTATTCAATACTCCTTTGCTGGCACCGTTCAATAAGCTTTCCGAGAGAGACAGTATGATAGAATTGGCTAAGCTTACGGAAGATATAAAAAACAGGATTTCAGAATTGGCGATCAGTTACAACGTTAATATTATTTCCGGAAGCATGCCTGTTTTTGAGAATAATGATCTGTATAACGTGAGCTACCTGCTTCATCGTGACGGTCGCGTAGACGAATACCGCAAAATTCACATCACGCCTAATGAAAGAAAGTATTACGGAATGAAAGGAGGAAGTGAAATAAAAGTTTTCGATACGGATTGCGGAAAAATCGGTCTTGTGATCTGCTATGATGTGGAATTTCCGGAACTCCCGAGAATCCTGGCAGATCAGGGAATGAAAATTTTATTTGTCCCTTATCTTACCGATACCCAGAATGCCTACATCAGAGTGCGTCACTGTGCAGCGGCCAGAGCGATAGAAAATGAATGTTATGTAGCAATTGCGGGCTGCGTCGGGAATTTACCCGGAGTGAATAATATGGATATTCAGTTCGGCCAGGCAGCAGTATTTACCCCTTCCGACTTTGCGTTTCCTTCCAATGCCGTAAAAGGAGAAGCGACGCCGAATACCGAAATGACCTTAATTGTAGACGTTGATTTAAATCTCCTCAAAGATCTTCACTATCATGGCTCTGTCCAGGTCATGAAAGACCGGAGAAACGACCTCTATGAGACATATCTTAAATAA
- a CDS encoding iron-containing alcohol dehydrogenase, which translates to MLNFEFKNPTKILFGKGEIAKISKEIPQDARVLMIYGGGSIKNNGVYDQVNQALKDHELHEFGGIPANPEYEVLVDAIRIIKEKNITYLLAVGGGSVIDGTKFLSAAANYDGEPWEILKKPVRTFEGEGMPFGSVLTLPATGSEMNSGYVISRRETNEKLSSGGPGLFPQFSVLDPEVVRSIPPRQIVNGLTDAYTHVLEQYMTSPSSADLQERIAESILISLQETAPKVLADEFNYDAAGNFMWCCTMALNGLIQKGVITDWAVHAMGHELTAYYGIDHARTLAVIAPSHYRYNFEAKKEKLAQYAERVWGIKDGTTEKKAEAGIQKLEAFFHSLDIKTKLSEYTDDYRGTAEKVERAFTERNWLGLGEYKKLTPQDAYKIVEMSY; encoded by the coding sequence ATGCTTAATTTTGAATTCAAAAATCCAACAAAAATACTTTTCGGGAAGGGTGAAATCGCTAAAATTTCAAAGGAGATCCCTCAGGATGCCAGAGTTCTGATGATCTACGGGGGCGGAAGCATCAAGAACAACGGCGTTTATGATCAGGTAAATCAGGCCCTGAAAGATCATGAGCTGCACGAATTCGGAGGTATTCCTGCCAATCCTGAATATGAAGTGCTGGTGGATGCTATACGGATAATCAAAGAGAAAAATATTACCTATCTGCTGGCGGTAGGTGGCGGTTCTGTGATTGACGGGACTAAATTTCTTTCGGCAGCGGCAAACTATGACGGTGAGCCATGGGAAATTCTGAAAAAACCGGTACGGACTTTTGAGGGTGAAGGCATGCCTTTCGGAAGTGTATTGACGTTGCCGGCAACTGGTTCTGAAATGAATTCGGGCTACGTTATTTCCAGGAGAGAGACCAACGAAAAGCTGTCGTCAGGAGGTCCCGGACTTTTTCCTCAGTTTTCAGTGCTGGATCCTGAGGTGGTAAGATCAATTCCGCCAAGACAAATTGTAAACGGACTTACCGATGCCTATACGCATGTTCTGGAACAGTATATGACCTCTCCTTCTTCAGCGGATCTGCAGGAAAGAATTGCTGAAAGCATTTTAATCAGCTTACAGGAAACAGCTCCCAAAGTATTGGCAGATGAATTCAACTATGATGCTGCAGGAAACTTCATGTGGTGCTGTACAATGGCCTTAAACGGATTAATCCAGAAAGGCGTGATAACAGACTGGGCGGTTCATGCCATGGGACATGAACTAACAGCCTATTACGGAATAGATCACGCTAGAACGTTAGCGGTTATTGCCCCATCTCATTACCGTTATAATTTTGAGGCTAAGAAAGAGAAATTAGCTCAGTATGCAGAGAGAGTCTGGGGAATTAAAGACGGAACGACTGAAAAAAAAGCCGAAGCCGGAATTCAGAAACTGGAAGCATTTTTCCACAGTTTAGATATTAAGACCAAACTTTCAGAATATACCGATGATTACAGAGGTACTGCAGAGAAGGTGGAAAGGGCTTTTACAGAAAGAAACTGGCTGGGTCTTGGAGAATATAAAAAGCTGACTCCGCAGGATGCATATAAAATCGTGGAAATGAGTTATTGA
- a CDS encoding protein kinase family protein — MSTVPLLKEINPQAIINKMKDVLKDNRLYMPDYFYLLFKGIGLIEGVGRTINPDLDVVKSLHPYTKKIFAKKISPKNILKTGMDKMMNFTDNVDEIPKELRSVLQKLDDNKFTIASEIKNIEKTNRLIKSSIINLILTMILGANIIATAIVFASESGPRIGELSLVAVLGFIFSVLLIIVILLRITRK, encoded by the coding sequence TTGTCCACAGTACCTCTTCTGAAAGAAATAAATCCCCAGGCCATCATCAATAAAATGAAAGATGTTTTAAAGGATAACCGACTGTATATGCCGGATTATTTTTATCTTCTGTTTAAAGGAATCGGCTTGATAGAAGGAGTAGGACGCACCATAAATCCTGACCTGGATGTCGTTAAAAGTCTACATCCGTACACCAAAAAAATATTCGCGAAAAAGATAAGTCCTAAGAATATTTTAAAAACGGGAATGGATAAAATGATGAATTTTACAGACAATGTGGATGAAATCCCTAAAGAATTACGTTCCGTTTTACAAAAACTCGACGACAATAAATTCACCATTGCCAGCGAAATTAAAAATATTGAAAAGACCAACAGGCTCATAAAATCGAGCATCATCAATCTGATCCTAACCATGATTTTAGGGGCCAATATCATTGCAACAGCTATCGTATTTGCTTCCGAGTCGGGCCCGAGGATAGGAGAACTTTCACTGGTTGCGGTACTGGGATTCATCTTTTCAGTTCTGTTGATCATCGTTATTTTATTAAGAATTACCAGAAAATAA
- a CDS encoding lipocalin family protein codes for MKKQLLLFAFSALALTSCEDDDIQGYEMDMMKGEWKTVKKEVISGKDDKTLVGTEVITGCDTKNITLFRTDYFVSYTTYSGVGSDCQLAGTVEGKYTYDTENKNMEIRFDNAPPMKYEVVILTATELRIKQLNDNVDQNGDQIIDFTYTTYKR; via the coding sequence ATGAAAAAACAATTACTTTTATTTGCCTTTTCCGCGCTAGCGCTAACTTCTTGTGAAGATGATGATATCCAGGGATATGAAATGGATATGATGAAGGGTGAATGGAAGACCGTAAAAAAAGAAGTGATTTCCGGGAAAGACGACAAAACTCTAGTTGGTACTGAAGTTATTACCGGGTGTGATACTAAAAACATAACCTTATTCAGAACAGATTATTTCGTATCCTATACCACGTATTCAGGGGTAGGATCCGATTGTCAGCTGGCTGGTACCGTAGAAGGTAAATATACGTACGATACCGAAAATAAAAATATGGAGATCAGATTTGACAATGCTCCACCTATGAAATATGAGGTCGTTATCCTTACCGCTACAGAATTAAGAATCAAGCAGCTGAATGATAATGTAGATCAGAATGGTGATCAGATCATTGATTTCACCTATACGACCTACAAAAGATAA
- a CDS encoding DEAD/DEAH box helicase: MEKLTFADFDLPVKILDVLADLNLFEPTPIQEKSIKPILSGRDVMGIAQTGTGKTLAYLLPVLKTWKYNKNGNPTVVILVPTRELVVQVAEIVEKLTENITARVIGIYGGKNINTQKLLFNDGCDILVGTPGRVMDLAIDNAISLKEVQKLIIDEFDEMLNLGFRPQLTHIFEMMREKRQNILFSATMTEAVDEMLEQYFAGPVEISLAKSGTPLEKIEQTAYKVENFNTKINLLEHLLKTDADMSKVLIFTNNKKNSDLLFTKIDELFPEQFDVIHSNKSQNYRLKAMKRFENEEIRGLITTDVMARGLDISDITHVINFETPDIPEQYIHRIGRTGRADKDGKAVTFVTKKEEISALDIELLMDKELRYIDFPEGVKINPKKIASEEEVIIMKNPAQVKLNDGGGAFHEKKDKNKKENWGGPSKRKAPKKFGANRAQQKAISKSKKKK; this comes from the coding sequence ATGGAAAAACTCACTTTTGCAGATTTTGACCTTCCGGTTAAAATTCTTGATGTTTTAGCAGATCTGAACTTATTTGAACCTACTCCGATTCAGGAGAAAAGCATCAAACCGATACTTTCGGGAAGAGATGTAATGGGCATTGCGCAGACCGGTACCGGAAAAACACTGGCCTATCTTCTGCCTGTTCTTAAAACCTGGAAATACAATAAAAACGGTAATCCTACAGTTGTTATTTTAGTTCCTACAAGAGAATTGGTCGTTCAGGTAGCCGAGATTGTTGAGAAATTGACGGAAAATATTACCGCAAGAGTGATTGGGATCTATGGAGGTAAGAATATTAATACCCAGAAGTTGCTGTTTAATGATGGTTGTGATATTTTGGTGGGAACACCCGGAAGGGTAATGGATCTTGCAATCGACAATGCCATTTCTCTGAAAGAAGTTCAGAAACTGATCATTGATGAGTTTGATGAAATGCTGAACCTGGGTTTCAGACCTCAGCTGACCCATATTTTCGAAATGATGAGGGAAAAAAGACAGAATATTCTTTTTTCTGCAACGATGACAGAAGCTGTGGATGAAATGCTGGAGCAATATTTTGCCGGTCCTGTAGAAATTTCACTGGCAAAATCCGGAACACCACTTGAAAAAATTGAACAGACGGCCTACAAAGTAGAAAATTTCAATACTAAAATTAACCTGTTGGAACATTTGCTGAAAACAGATGCCGATATGTCAAAAGTGTTGATCTTCACCAATAACAAAAAGAATTCAGATCTTCTATTTACGAAAATTGATGAGCTGTTCCCGGAACAGTTTGATGTTATTCACTCCAATAAGTCCCAGAATTACAGGCTAAAGGCGATGAAACGCTTTGAAAATGAAGAAATCCGGGGTCTTATTACGACTGATGTAATGGCGAGAGGTCTGGATATTTCAGATATTACCCATGTTATCAATTTTGAAACGCCGGATATTCCGGAACAGTACATTCACAGGATCGGTAGAACGGGTAGAGCCGATAAAGATGGTAAGGCAGTAACTTTTGTAACTAAAAAAGAAGAAATTTCAGCTCTTGATATCGAGTTGCTGATGGATAAGGAATTAAGATATATTGACTTCCCTGAAGGAGTGAAGATTAATCCTAAAAAGATTGCTTCAGAAGAAGAGGTCATCATCATGAAAAATCCTGCCCAGGTAAAATTAAATGACGGTGGAGGAGCCTTCCATGAAAAGAAAGACAAAAATAAAAAAGAAAACTGGGGGGGACCTTCAAAAAGAAAAGCACCAAAAAAATTCGGCGCCAACAGAGCCCAGCAGAAGGCGATTTCAAAGTCTAAAAAAAAGAAATAA
- a CDS encoding ABC1 kinase family protein, which yields MFDKQQRKLKRSAKLISVLSKYGFKDMLARMNSGNKQVDIPGNSDEIISKGTVYERIRLVLEELGPTFVKLGQTFSNREDLLPAELIQELQKLQDKVEVVEMNVEEILENEFNISVAEHFLEIPKEPLATASIAQVYKAALIDGTEVILKIKKADVQSVIEDDLLLIKDLEKLISSYSEIGDKLNLKQAISTFEKSLLEEVSLINEKENILQFARNFKNNKETYVPKIYEDFSNNNILCMEFIDGIKVTDKISLLAHDINPVKVSEEGLRLFVSQILDYGFFHADPHAGNILVKRDGKVVFIDFGAVGKIPPNDKEILEDLIVSFVAKNPHKIVRYLKKMAISYQIPDERRFENDVEDILNFVHSTSSERNKSPGHHQ from the coding sequence ATGTTTGACAAGCAACAGAGAAAACTGAAAAGATCCGCAAAATTAATTTCCGTATTAAGCAAATACGGTTTTAAAGATATGCTCGCGAGAATGAACAGCGGAAACAAGCAGGTTGATATTCCCGGAAATTCCGATGAAATTATTTCAAAAGGAACGGTATACGAAAGAATCAGGCTGGTGCTGGAAGAACTGGGACCTACTTTTGTCAAGCTTGGACAGACCTTTAGCAACAGGGAAGATCTTCTGCCGGCAGAACTTATTCAGGAATTACAGAAACTTCAGGATAAAGTAGAGGTGGTAGAAATGAATGTTGAAGAAATTCTGGAGAATGAATTTAATATTTCCGTAGCAGAACATTTTCTGGAAATTCCTAAAGAACCCCTGGCCACAGCCTCTATTGCGCAGGTTTATAAAGCAGCTTTAATTGACGGCACAGAAGTTATACTGAAAATTAAGAAAGCCGATGTTCAGAGCGTTATTGAAGATGATCTGCTTTTAATCAAAGATCTTGAAAAACTGATTTCGTCCTATTCTGAAATTGGTGACAAACTTAATCTGAAACAAGCCATTTCAACGTTTGAAAAGTCACTGCTGGAAGAAGTTTCATTGATCAATGAGAAGGAAAATATCCTCCAGTTTGCAAGAAATTTTAAAAATAATAAAGAGACCTACGTTCCAAAAATTTACGAAGATTTTTCCAACAACAATATCCTCTGTATGGAATTTATCGACGGAATCAAAGTGACGGATAAAATTTCTTTATTAGCGCACGATATTAATCCTGTCAAGGTTTCGGAAGAAGGTTTAAGGCTTTTCGTATCCCAGATTTTAGACTACGGTTTCTTCCATGCAGACCCTCATGCAGGAAATATCCTGGTAAAAAGAGACGGAAAGGTTGTGTTCATTGATTTTGGAGCCGTGGGAAAAATTCCGCCCAATGATAAGGAGATCCTTGAAGATCTGATTGTAAGTTTCGTTGCCAAAAATCCTCATAAAATTGTAAGGTATCTCAAAAAAATGGCGATCAGCTACCAGATTCCTGATGAAAGAAGATTTGAAAATGATGTAGAAGATATTCTCAATTTTGTCCACAGTACCTCTTCTGAAAGAAATAAATCCCCAGGCCATCATCAATAA
- a CDS encoding bacteriocin-like protein, with the protein MKNLKKVSRQQMQSIAGGIIITNCSNQCCPDDGRPRCPRLICPAVICPQYK; encoded by the coding sequence ATGAAAAATTTAAAGAAAGTATCAAGACAACAAATGCAAAGCATCGCAGGAGGTATAATTATTACCAACTGTTCTAATCAATGTTGTCCGGACGACGGAAGACCAAGATGTCCGAGGTTGATTTGTCCGGCTGTGATCTGCCCGCAGTACAAATAG